Proteins encoded by one window of Lycium barbarum isolate Lr01 chromosome 11, ASM1917538v2, whole genome shotgun sequence:
- the LOC132619998 gene encoding uncharacterized protein LOC132619998, whose translation MTSFAEGDRNTRYFHSIVNGRRKRLQIRRIQNQHGIWIEGESLLAEEGCIFYQQQFSQEVDPLDFELLQHVPSMMDQDTNNQLVNMPTLEEVKKAVFELSANSVGGPDGMIGIFYQVCWDIVGANVYNLVKAFFDGKTLPKSVTNTNLVLLPKKNNIETFADMRPISLTNFINKVISRVVQDKLDGILPSLISPNQSRFVKGRCIIENVLLTQKVVTDNRLRGKPANVVLKLDMAKAYDRVSWSYLIRVLSKIGFAEIFIDMVWRLIANNWGVKQGDPLSPALFILSAEVLSRTLNSLFENNDFRSYEIPKWSANQNHLAYADDTIIFSSANARSLELIMEVENITGFKRGTFPFTYLSCLVTHLRKRKADYNDLIKKVKNRLFFWNNSEEGRRRHWSSWLNLCKLKEDGGVGFRSLFDVSKALCAKLWWKFRTTNTLWASYMWIKYCKRHSPQTVQWKGGSQVWKARIEARDNIEQEIWWEPRSGTANVWFDNWTKLGALYHIIADDFVIDEGVQDVKELMLQDGWNIGRLQQLFPMDIVDHILEELHFHEPKEEWDRPRLMMTASGKFIVGTAWELLRSKAVKSDVFKNMWISGVPFKISFFFWRLWKYKIPVGEVVRRIGVDTEATCYCYDYRQYETVDHLFVTGNVTTKVWTHVKTAVGITTQFQQVRQILQVWWNADCPAKFRTILKAIPMVTMWQIWKWRNTVLHGGRMSINKVIYEINMIIY comes from the exons ATGACTAGTTTTGCTGAGGGTGACAGGAATACAAGGTACTTTCATAGTATTGTGAATGGTAGGAGAAAGAGATTGCAGATCAGAAGAATTCAGAATCAGCACGGAATATGGATAGAAGGGGAGTCACTTTTGGCAGAAGAAGGTTGTATATTTTACCAACAGCAGTTCTCTCAAGAGGTTGATCCATTAGACTTTGAATTGCTACAACATGTTCCAAGTATGATGGATCAGGATACTAACAATCAGCTGGTAAACATGCCAACTTTAGAGGAGGTGAAGAAGGCTGTATTTGAATTATCTGCAAACAGTGTTGGTGGTCCAGATGGTATGATTGGAATATTTTATCAGGTGTGTTGGGACATTGTTGGTGCTAATGTATACAATCTTGTGAAAGCCTTCTTTGATGGGAAAACTCTTCCAAAGTCAGTCACTAATACCAACCTGGTACTATTACCAAAGAAGAATAACATTGAGACCTTTGCTGATATGAGACCAATCAGTCtcaccaacttcatcaacaaggttATTTCTAGAGTGGTTCAGGATAAACTGGATGGCATTCTACCTTCTCTGATATCTCCCAACCAGTCTAGATTTGTTAAGGGCAGATGTATCATTGAAAATGTCCTTCTAACTCAAAAAGTTGTGACTGACAATAGACTAAGAGGAAAACCAGCTAATGTTGTACTTAAGCTTGACATGGctaaagcatatgatagagtatcATGGAGTTACTTGATCAGAGTTTTAAGTAAGATCGGATTTGCAGAAATTTTCATAGATATGGTTTGGAGGCTAAtagcaaataattg GGGTGTAAAACAAGGAGATCCACTCTCTCCTGCTTTGTTCATCTTATCTGCTGAAGTTTTATCTAGAACATTGAACTCTTTATTTGAGAATAATGATTTTAGAAGTTATGAAATTCCCAAATGGAGTGCAAATCAGAaccatctggcatatgcagatgacacaataATTTTTTCATCTGCTAATGCTAGATCTTTGGAGCTAATTATGGAG GTGGAGAATATTACTGGTTTTAAAAGAGGcacttttccttttacatatttgAGTTGTCTTGTCACACATTTAAGGAAGAGGAAGGCTGATTACAATGATCTGATCAAGAAAGTCAAGAATAGGCT ATTCTTCTGGAATAATAGTGAGGAAGGCAGAAGAAGACACTGGTCATCATGGCTAAACTTGTGTAAGCTAAAAGAGGATGGAGGAGTAGGCTTTAGATCTTTGTTTGATGTATCTAAAGCCTTATGTGCAAAACTTTGGTGGAAATTCAGGACAACAAATACTCTATGGGCAAGCTACATGTGGATCAAATATTGCAAAAGGCACAGTCCTCAGACTGTGCAGTGGAAGGGAGGTTCTCAAGTATGGAAGGCTAGGATAGAGGCTAGAGATAATATAGAGCAAGAAATATGGTGGGAACCTAGGAGTGGAACTGCAAATGtatggtttgacaactggacaaaGCTAGGGGCTCTATATCACATTATTGCAGATGATTTTGTGATAGATGAGGgtgttcaagatgtaaaagaacttATGTTGCAGGATGGTTGGAATATAGGAAGACTGCAGCAGTTATTCCCTATGGATATTGTGGATCATATATTAGAAGAATTGCACTTTCATGAACCAAAAGAAGAGTGGGATAGGCCAAGATTGATGATGACAGCATCAGGCAAATTTATTGTAGGCACTGCATGGGAATTACTGAGGAGCAAAGCAGTCAAGTCAGATGTCTTTAAGAACATGTGGATATCAGGGGTACCTTTTAAGATATCCTTCTTTTTCTGGAGGTTGTGGAAGTACAAAATACCAGTTGGAGAGGTAGTAAGAAGGATTGGGGTAGATACTGAGGCAACCTGTTACTGCTATGATTATAGGCAATATGAAACTGTGGATCATTTGTTTGTTACAGGAAATGTTACAACAAAAGTGTGGACTCATGTTAAAACTGCTGTTGGCATCACAACACAGTTTCAACAAGTCAGGCAGATTCTTCAAGTCTGGTGGAATGCAGATTGCCCCGCAAAGTTCAGAACCATCTTGAAAGCCATTCCAATGGTCACTATGTGGCAGATATGGAAGTGGAGGAATACTGTCCTACATGGAGGGAGGATGTCCATCAACAAAGTGAtttatgaaataaacatgatcatATATTAG